From the Nitrospirota bacterium genome, the window AAAGTCCATATTCGAGGCCTGCTGGAAGTATCTGTCTCCGGCAGCGAAATCCAGCTTTTCCCTTGCCAGCATGCTCAGATTGTAATAGGCCGAGGGGAAAGGTTTAATGCTTATGGAAGTCTTATACATATCCACAGCCTTGTCCAGCCGCTTCATTACCGCATAGCAATTCCCGAGATTAATGTAAAACCTGGGGTCCTTTTTTAAGGAGATAAGCTGTCTGTATTCCTCGGCAGCAGCCCTGATCCTTCCCTCTCTCTGGAGCGCAAGGGCATAAGAAAATTTCAGAGGCACCTCTTCCTTATCCTTGAGTGTCTCAATTGCATAGATGTTACTCCTGCCTTCGTTAACTGCAACAGCAGCCTTTATCTCCGGAGAAGAACTTGCAGAAAGGTAAATATTCAGATAGGCAGTTGGCAGGGGCGCTAACATGAGCACAAGAAGCAGGAGATACCCCGCATATCTCGGTCTTCCCTTCAGGTGCAGGAAGGATAGAAAACATAGAGAGGCAAGAAAATAGTATGGCCCGAGCAGAGAAGGAATCAGCACAAGGAGATAAGCAGATGTCCTGGTATTTTCCTGTATTTCATGTGCCATGAGCGGTACATCAAGCGGCAACCTCGTTAAGGCAATAATGATGGGGACAAGTATAATGGCAGTCAGGAGCGCTCCTGATAATATGCCCGTAAGGTTGAAAAACCACCAGAAACTCCTGGGGTAAGCGGCTATGCCCTTAAAGAGATGGTTCAGGGAATGAAAGAACTTCTGCGGATGCAAGGAAAGGGTTTTATCGAAAAGCTCAAAATATGCGGCAGGGTCATTCGGAGACACCCTGATCGCCTCTTCAATCAGTTTAATGGATTCAGCCCCGGACTTCTTTCCGGCTTTCTCCAATAGAAGATACGAGTAAGTCTCAGGTGTTACCAGAGCTTCCTTTGTTGGAAGTTCCGCCCCAACTATCCGAGTAAAAAAGAGCTGGGTTAAAAAAAGTAAAAGGCTCAGAAAAAGAATAGCCGTTTTCTTCAAGCACATACCCCCGGGTAGATTTTGACTTACCGTAAGCCAGAAAACCTTACATTATTTCATAATAATATCATTATATCATTAATTATTTTTTTTTTGTCCAACCCTGGGCTCTTTGCCTTGCATAAGCCTCCTGATATTCTCCCGATGTTTTATGTAAATGAGCATGACAAAGAGAACTGAAAGGAACAAACCGGTCACTCCCTTTTTAAAAACAATCATGTTCAGGGGCAAAAGTGTAAAGGCAGTAAGTGCACCAAGGGAGGAGTAGCGGGATATAAATACCACGGCAAGCCATATCAATACAGTTAACAGCCCAACATACGGTGCGTATACGAGGAGCGCCCCTATCGAAGTTGCAACACCCTTTCCACCACGGAACCTGAAAAACAGCGGATAGTCATGCCCTATTACGGCAAATAACCCTGCAAGCCCGGTGTATGGGTCGCCGTATCCCGAGACCTTCATCAGGGCAACTGCAAAGGCCCCCTTCATTAGGTCCCCTGTCAGGGCAAAAACCGCCTCCTTTTTACCGACTGTCCTCAGGACATTGGTAGCCCCTGTATTGCCGCTGCCAACCCGTCTGATGTCAACACCCCGGGCTTTTGCAATGATAAGACCAAAGGGAATGGTTCCGGCAATATATGCGACTATCAGTAATACAACGATCATTTTACCGCCTTCCAGAAGGAAACAGTATATTGAAATCCTGAAAAGACTGCAAGCACAAGGGAAACCCAGATAAGGACAACGCCGGGAGCATAAAGGTTTATGCCGAACAGGCTGTCCTTCAACACCAGACACAGAATGGCAATAATCTGGGCTGTTGTCTTCAGCTTTCCACCCATCTCAGCCGGTATGACGATATTTTTTGACAGGGCAACCACCCTGAGTCCGGTCACCAGGAACTCCCTGACGATAATCACTATGGCCACAAAGGCCGAAAGGCTTCCAAGGTCAACAAGGAGTATCAGTGCCGAGATTACAAGGAACTTGTCTGCTATGGGGTCCATGATAATACCGAATTTGGTAATCTGCCCGGTCTTCCTTGCAATGTAACCGTCGAGGAAATCCGTCAGGGACGCCAGACCGAAGATCAAGGCCCCCCAGACCGGATAGTTGGGCGCAAGCACAAGAAAGAAAGGTATGGAGACTATGCGGCTGAATGTCAGTATGGTCGGGACGTTAAGTCTTAATGTAGTCATTGATTATCCCTTCCCAAAACCCTTTTGCCTTAAGAATAAGGTCGGTAATCTCTCTCACCGCCCCCCTGCCCCCACTGTTTCCGGTTACTATCATTGAAAAAGCCCTCACATCCTCAGATGCATCAGCCACGGTTACAGGTAATCCCACCCTCCTGAGCAGGGGGATATCTACCACATCATCGCCGATATATGCGACCTCTTCGTCCTGCAGGGAGAATTTTTTCTTTATCTCTTCATAGGCGATTACCTTGTTAAAACACTTCTGGTATATCTCCCTGACACCCAGTTCATGGGCCCTGCGCTCAACCACCCTTGAACGACGGCCTGTAATAATCGCCACATCCACCCCCTTGCGTATAAGCAGCTTTATCCCGTGCCCGTCCCGGACATGAAAGGACTTGAGCTCATTACCCTCGTTATCAAGGATTATCCCCCCGTCAGTAAGGACACCGTCCACATCAAGGATGAGGAGCTTTATCTTCCTTGCAGCCTCCAGGATAACGTCTGCTGCATCAGGCTGAGCACCGGGATTATCCCTGGATGTTGAATCAATCGGCCCCATCTGTTCGGTCTCCTTTTTTCATAAAAGTTTGTTTCAGCCTCTGCTGTAAATTATCCCTCACACAATCCCCTTCTTCAGGATATCATGGAGGTGGATTACACCTGCCGGCCTGCTCTCCTCCTCCGGCACTATCAGGGCCGTTATGGAGTGCTGCTGCATCAGTGAGAGTGCCTTTGCAGCAAGCGTATCCCGGGAAATCATTCTCGGATTCCGGGTCATTACCTCAGCAGCCCTCATCCCGAAAAGCCCTGCCCCCCATCTATGCAGCCCGCGCCTGAGGTCACCGTCCGTTATTACACCTGCCACCCTTCCTTCCTCATTGCAGACAATGGTCATGCCAAGCCGTTTTGAGGACATCACAAGTGTGGTATCCGTCATGGGGGTATCCAGGCCAACCACAGGGACACCGTCTCCTGTATGCATAAGGTCTTCAACCTTTATAAGCAGTTTTTTGCCGAGTGAGCCGTTGGGATGAAACATGGCAAAGTCCTCTTCCCTGAAACCACGCCTCATTATAAGCGCCACTGCAAGGGCATCGCCCATTGCAAGCGCTGCAGTAGTTGATGCCGTGGGAACAATATCCATTGGGCAGGCCTCTTCCCTGACGGATGTATCGAGCACAAACTCGGACGCCCTGGCAAGGGTGGAGCCCGGCTTTGTCAGGGATATAAGGGTGACGCCAAAGCGTTTCAAATACGGAATGAGCCTTATTATCTCCTCGGTCTCGCCACTGTTTGAAAGGGCGATTATAATATCCTCGTCAGTCACCATCCCGAGGTCTCCATGACATGCCTCGGCAGGATGGAGAAAGACGGCTGGGGTCCCGGTAGATGAGAGAGTTGCAGCTATTTTCTTGCTGATTATGCCGGACTTGCCCATACCCGTCACAACAGTCCTTCCGCTGCTGCTGCAGATGGCCTCTACGGCCTCCTCAAAATTACTGTCCAGCCTCTCTATCATGGCAGAGATAGCCAGGGCCTCAATGCTTAATACCTTTTTTGCCTCTTCAAGGATGTTCATAAGTCCTTTGTCACCCGGAATATCTCCCTTAATCTTTCCAAAAAACCCTCCATTTCTTTAAGGGGTATCATGTTCGGCCCGTCGCAGGAGGCCCTGTCAGGATCCGGGTGCACCTCCATAAAGAGCCCGTCAACACCGGCTGCAACCGCAGCCCTTGCAAGCGGCTCGGCAAACTCCCGCTGTCCGCCCGAGCATGTACCCTGCCCCCCGGGAAGCTGCAGACTGTGAGTAACATCAAAAATTACAGGGTAACCAAAAGACCTCATTACAGGGAATGCCCTGAAGTCAACAACCAGGTTATTATATCCAAAAGAGGTTCCCCTCTCGGTTATCATCAGGTTGGTATTGCCGGTAGATGTGAATTTATCAATGACATTTTCGACATCCCAGGGAGAAAGGAACTGTCCCTTCTTGATATTCACACCCTTTCCGGTCTCTGAGGCAGCTATAATGAGGTCTGTCTGACGGCACAGCAGGGCGGGTATCTGAATGATATCCACAACCTCGGCAGCACGTACTGCCTCTGAAGGGGAATGCACATCAGTAAGCACCGGCACTGAAAGCTTGTCCCTTACAGTTTCAAGTATCCTCAGCCCCCGGTCGATTCCAGGGCCGCGAAAGGATTTTACGGACGTCCTGTTTGCCTTGTCATAAGAACTCTTGAATATGAACGGCAGTTGCAGCCTTCGGCAGATATCCCTGAGCCTTTGAGCAGTCTCAAGGACGATATCCTCCGTCTCTATCACGCATGGGCCTGCAATGACAAGGAGGCCCTCCCCTGTCAACCCCTTCTTATCCGGCTTCATCGTCGTCATCATGCTCTGTAGAGACATGTATATCGGTTAAGGATTCATCTCCCAGATATGGAAACAGGGACCTCTTCTCCCTGAGGGAGGCCTCTATGAAGGACTTGAAGAGGGGATGAGGTTCTGTAGGGCGGGACTTGAACTCGGGATGAAACTGACACCCAAGAAACCATGGGTGGTCCTCAAGCTCAACGATCTCTACAAGTTCGCCGTCAGGACTCGCTCCACTTACCCTCAGTCCATTCCGTGCAAATACACCCCGATAGGCGTTATTGAACTCATACCTGTGCCTGTGTCTTTCTGATATCTCCTTAACCTTGTAGGCATTGTGAGCATGTGAGTTCTCTGTGAGCACGCATGGATAGGCTCCAAGCCGCATGGTGCCTCCCTTCTGGCTCTCAATAGACCTCTCCTCGACCTTACCCTTTCTGAAGTCATACCATTTTTCCATAAGATAGATCACGGGGTCCGGCGTATTTATATCAAACTCCGAGCTGTTTGCCTTTTCAAGGCCACAGACATTCCTTGCAAACTCTATCACTGCACACTGCATCCCCAGGCATATTCCCAAGTAGGGTATCTTCTTTTCCCTTGCATACCTTATCGCCGAAATCTTGCCTTCAATCCCCCTGTAGCCGAACCCGCCGGGCACCAGGACACCGTCAACCTCGGATAGAAACCTTTCAGGACCATGAACCTCCAACTCTTCGGAATCGACCCACTGAAAGATAATCCTTGCATCATTGGCAATACCGCCGTGTATAAGTGCCTCCAGGAGGCTTTTATAGGAGTCTTTAAGCCCTATATATTTGCCTACAATGGCTATGGTTACCTCGTTTCTGGGTTCTTTTATCCTCCTGACTACCTCCTGCCATCTACCCAGATCCGGCTTCTTTGTCTCAAAACCAAACTTGTTTGCTATAAGTGTATCAAGGTCTTCCTCATGGAGTGCAAGGGGTACTTCATAAATGGTCTCTACATCAATTGCAGCAATTACAGCATCCACATCGACATTACAGTAGAGGGCAATCTTCTTCTTGATCCCCGGTGGCAGGGGTCTGTCACAGCGGCACAGGAGCGCATCAGGCTGAATACCTATCTCCCTTAATTCCCTCACACTGTGCTGCGTAGGTTTTGTCTTCAGCTCCCCTGCGCTCGGTATATAGGGAATGAGGGTCAGATGAACATAGAGCACATTCTCCCTGTCCACGTCATACCGCATCTGCCTGATGGCCTCCAGAAAGGGCAGACTCTCTATGTCGCCGATGGTACCGCCAATCTCCACGATAACAACATCGTAATCATCACTGACAGCCTTAATGGCATTCTTGATCTCATCCGTTATATGAGGTATTACCTGTACCGTATCACCAAGATAATCACCCCTTCTCTCCTTGGTTATCACATTGTGGTAAATCCGTCCGGTGGTGGCATTGTTGGCCTGTTTGGTCCTTATGTGTGTGAACCTCTCGTAGTGTCCGAGGTCAAGGTCTGTCTCCGCACCGTCATCCGTAACAAACACCTCCCCATGCTGAAAGGGGCTGAGTGTGCCGGGGTCAACATTTATATAGGGGTCAAGTTTCTGAAGTGTAACCCGTAGTCCCCTTGCCTCCAATAAGGCCCCTATGGCAGCGGATGCAATCCCCTTACCAAGAGAGGATACAACTCCGCCTGTTACAAAGATATACTTTGCCATTTCACCACCCTTTCTCCCGGATTATTAAAGTATTCAGTCACGAATTTGCCCTTCAATCTCTATTTCCCGCGCTCTCCCAACCATCTCTCAACCTTCTCTATATCCTCCCTTGTATCCACCCCGATGGTCTCGTGCGCGGTAATACCAACCTTTATCTTATACCCGTTCTCCAACGCCCTCAACTGCTCAAGTCTTTCAGCCTTCTCAAGTGCGGATTGTGAAAGCCCCGTCAAATTCAAGAGCACGTCCCTGCGGTAGCTGTAGATACCGATATGCTTATAGAACTCCAGGTTCAGGGTTCCGGGTTCAAGGTTCAAGGTTTCTTTTTCCTTAACCCGCAACCCGCAACCCGCAACCCGCAACTCTTCCCTGTAAAACGGAATCGGGGCCCTGGAGAAATAGAGGGCAAAACCCTGAGTGTCAAAAACGGCCTTAACCACATTAGGGTCAAAAACCTCATCAGTATCCTCTATCCTCTTTACAAGCGTTCCCATATCTGCCCGGCTGTCCTCAAGGAGACTGATTACACTATCGATCATCTCTCCCCTTATAAGGGGTTCATCCCCCTGGACATTCACAATTATATCATAATCAGCCCCTCTTGCGGCCTCGGCTATCCTGTCCGTACCTGACGGATGTTCAGAAGATGTCATGACAGCATCACCCCCAAAAGAGCGGACGGTCTGATAGATTTTATCACTGTCTGTTGCCACTATTACGCGATCCGCAAGCGTGGCAGTCATTGCCCGCTCACAGACATGCCGGATAACCGGCTTGCCTGACAGGGGCGATAAAAGCTTGCCCGGAAACCTTGTTGAACCGTATCTTGCCGGTATTATGACAACTGCAGACATAGTTTTTAAACTTCCTCTTTCTTTTTGTCGTTAATCGGTCGGATCCGTCAGATCAGACCAATCCGACTGATCTGATTCGAAATCTCCTCACAGGTTCTTCGCCCCTTTGCAGTCAGGGTAGCCGGAACATCCGAGAAACTGTTTTCCGGTGTTTTGGCCGCTCTTTGCCGTACGCAGCACCATGGGCTTTCCGCACTGCGGACAAGGCGGAAAATCAGAGTGATCAGTCTGATTGCTCTGATCAGCCCGATGCTGTAATCGCTTGGCAGCCAGTTGTTCGCTATAGCCGCCTTCTTCAACAAACTGTTTCTCAAGTGCGGCTATCTGCTGGTCGAGCAGGTAGTTCGTCTGGTGAATCAGGCAGATCAGCGCATTGGCGCGAACAGAGGGGTCTTCATCTTCAAGCCACCCGGCATACACCGCAGCCCGTTGATGATCAGTCATATCCGGCCAATTTGAGTGATGGTCTCCCGCCACTCGCCGAACCGCCCGTGCCTCGGGATCGTCCCTGTCCCATTGCAACTGCCGACGGTGTCTGAGGAAATCCTCGTAGTCGAGCAGCAATTCTTCAAGGCTGGCGCGGGCAACATTAACAAGACGCAGCTCCGTTTGACTGGAGGTCGCAGCAGCCCGGGAGCCTTCGGCAATGTTCTGGCGTCCACTGCGGGCGGCCTGCACCATCTGATCGACCGTGCGAGAACGCGGATTGAGATACTTCTCGCAAAACCAGTAGGTGGCATCATAAATGAGGGTGGCGGACTGAAAGGTACGCAGGTCCCGATAGCCGCCGCTCTTCCTGAGTCTGCTCATGACAGGAGTCCCTTGATTACCAGGCAGGTCAGATTGTTGGTCTTGCTCAATTGTCGCCTCCGGAAAACTTCGGTTTTTATCGGTCAGATCCGACCGATCTGACTGATCCGACCGATTTTGTTAACCCTTTTTAAAGGCAGGGTGAAGTTTCCTTACATCCCCGACCCTCAGAGTAATCTTGTTTGAATCCAGATACTCCAGAAATGGAAGGGCATACTTTCTTGTAGTGCCAAGGAGGTCGCGAAACTCTCCGACACTCATTGTGTCCTTCCCTGAGTAATATTCTTTCAGGAGATGGAGCATCCTGTCATAATTTTCCCTCAGGAGATATATCGAGTCGGTTATCCTTGCGATGGAGCCCTCCTGTACCATAAGCTTCAGTATATCGTCCATCTCCTTACCCTTAAGCTCAAAATACTTTGACAGTTCCTCTTTGGTGAGTGGCTGAAAACCATCCCGTTTCAGGAGTTCGAGGACGTCCTTCTTTATCTCCATAAAACGGTCGGTGACCGCCACTGTAAAGTCCGCAAGCCTCACCGTATCCTTCTCAACAACTATCTCTTCTATTATGGAAAGTATCCCCTGAAAAGTCCTTTGTTCAAGGCCGAAGAGGGACCTGAGAACTTCCTTGGACATCCCCGGCTTCAGGGGATTGTTTTTATGGAACTTTTTTAGCGTATCTGTAATCCTCTCCCTGAGACCCTGAAAAATATCC encodes:
- the kdsA gene encoding 3-deoxy-8-phosphooctulonate synthase — protein: MTTMKPDKKGLTGEGLLVIAGPCVIETEDIVLETAQRLRDICRRLQLPFIFKSSYDKANRTSVKSFRGPGIDRGLRILETVRDKLSVPVLTDVHSPSEAVRAAEVVDIIQIPALLCRQTDLIIAASETGKGVNIKKGQFLSPWDVENVIDKFTSTGNTNLMITERGTSFGYNNLVVDFRAFPVMRSFGYPVIFDVTHSLQLPGGQGTCSGGQREFAEPLARAAVAAGVDGLFMEVHPDPDRASCDGPNMIPLKEMEGFLERLREIFRVTKDL
- the plsY gene encoding glycerol-3-phosphate 1-O-acyltransferase PlsY: MIVVLLIVAYIAGTIPFGLIIAKARGVDIRRVGSGNTGATNVLRTVGKKEAVFALTGDLMKGAFAVALMKVSGYGDPYTGLAGLFAVIGHDYPLFFRFRGGKGVATSIGALLVYAPYVGLLTVLIWLAVVFISRYSSLGALTAFTLLPLNMIVFKKGVTGLFLSVLFVMLIYIKHRENIRRLMQGKEPRVGQKKNN
- a CDS encoding CTP synthase, whose product is MAKYIFVTGGVVSSLGKGIASAAIGALLEARGLRVTLQKLDPYINVDPGTLSPFQHGEVFVTDDGAETDLDLGHYERFTHIRTKQANNATTGRIYHNVITKERRGDYLGDTVQVIPHITDEIKNAIKAVSDDYDVVIVEIGGTIGDIESLPFLEAIRQMRYDVDRENVLYVHLTLIPYIPSAGELKTKPTQHSVRELREIGIQPDALLCRCDRPLPPGIKKKIALYCNVDVDAVIAAIDVETIYEVPLALHEEDLDTLIANKFGFETKKPDLGRWQEVVRRIKEPRNEVTIAIVGKYIGLKDSYKSLLEALIHGGIANDARIIFQWVDSEELEVHGPERFLSEVDGVLVPGGFGYRGIEGKISAIRYAREKKIPYLGICLGMQCAVIEFARNVCGLEKANSSEFDINTPDPVIYLMEKWYDFRKGKVEERSIESQKGGTMRLGAYPCVLTENSHAHNAYKVKEISERHRHRYEFNNAYRGVFARNGLRVSGASPDGELVEIVELEDHPWFLGCQFHPEFKSRPTEPHPLFKSFIEASLREKRSLFPYLGDESLTDIHVSTEHDDDDEAG
- a CDS encoding KpsF/GutQ family sugar-phosphate isomerase, translating into MNILEEAKKVLSIEALAISAMIERLDSNFEEAVEAICSSSGRTVVTGMGKSGIISKKIAATLSSTGTPAVFLHPAEACHGDLGMVTDEDIIIALSNSGETEEIIRLIPYLKRFGVTLISLTKPGSTLARASEFVLDTSVREEACPMDIVPTASTTAALAMGDALAVALIMRRGFREEDFAMFHPNGSLGKKLLIKVEDLMHTGDGVPVVGLDTPMTDTTLVMSSKRLGMTIVCNEEGRVAGVITDGDLRRGLHRWGAGLFGMRAAEVMTRNPRMISRDTLAAKALSLMQQHSITALIVPEEESRPAGVIHLHDILKKGIV
- the kdsB gene encoding 3-deoxy-manno-octulosonate cytidylyltransferase, giving the protein MSAVVIIPARYGSTRFPGKLLSPLSGKPVIRHVCERAMTATLADRVIVATDSDKIYQTVRSFGGDAVMTSSEHPSGTDRIAEAARGADYDIIVNVQGDEPLIRGEMIDSVISLLEDSRADMGTLVKRIEDTDEVFDPNVVKAVFDTQGFALYFSRAPIPFYREELRVAGCGLRVKEKETLNLEPGTLNLEFYKHIGIYSYRRDVLLNLTGLSQSALEKAERLEQLRALENGYKIKVGITAHETIGVDTREDIEKVERWLGERGK
- a CDS encoding four helix bundle suffix domain-containing protein gives rise to the protein MSRLRKSGGYRDLRTFQSATLIYDATYWFCEKYLNPRSRTVDQMVQAARSGRQNIAEGSRAAATSSQTELRLVNVARASLEELLLDYEDFLRHRRQLQWDRDDPEARAVRRVAGDHHSNWPDMTDHQRAAVYAGWLEDEDPSVRANALICLIHQTNYLLDQQIAALEKQFVEEGGYSEQLAAKRLQHRADQSNQTDHSDFPPCPQCGKPMVLRTAKSGQNTGKQFLGCSGYPDCKGAKNL
- the kdsC gene encoding 3-deoxy-manno-octulosonate-8-phosphatase KdsC, encoding MGPIDSTSRDNPGAQPDAADVILEAARKIKLLILDVDGVLTDGGIILDNEGNELKSFHVRDGHGIKLLIRKGVDVAIITGRRSRVVERRAHELGVREIYQKCFNKVIAYEEIKKKFSLQDEEVAYIGDDVVDIPLLRRVGLPVTVADASEDVRAFSMIVTGNSGGRGAVREITDLILKAKGFWEGIINDYIKT
- the pgsA gene encoding CDP-diacylglycerol--glycerol-3-phosphate 3-phosphatidyltransferase: MTTLRLNVPTILTFSRIVSIPFFLVLAPNYPVWGALIFGLASLTDFLDGYIARKTGQITKFGIIMDPIADKFLVISALILLVDLGSLSAFVAIVIIVREFLVTGLRVVALSKNIVIPAEMGGKLKTTAQIIAILCLVLKDSLFGINLYAPGVVLIWVSLVLAVFSGFQYTVSFWKAVK